GCGCCTCCGGCTCCTGAGCCAATGCTCTGGCAATACAAACCCGTTGCTTCTGACCCCCTGACAATTCGCCAATCTTATGGTTGCGATATTCCCACATCCCCACTTCAATCAAGCTTTGCTTGACGGCCTCATGATCGCTGGCTGCAAACCGTTTGAACAACCCGAGACGATGATAACGGCCTGAACGAACGAGTTCGATGACTTTACTGGGGAAACCGGCGTTAAACGAAGCCACAAGTTGAGGAACATAACCAACCGTTATTGGTGATCCGTCCTCCGATACACGATTCATTTCAATCGTTCCGCTCCAAGGCTTGATCAAACCCAGCATCAATTTAAGCAAGGTCGATTTCGCTGCACCATTGGGGCCTGAAATAACGATAAATTGCCCGGTATGGATATCCAGTGACAGGTTCTCGATGACGGTTCGATCTCCGTATCCAAACACGACGTCGCGCATGGAGGACATAATCATTTCTATCTTCCTTCCTCATGACAGAACATTCAACACTGTCTTGCGTAATAATTACGATTAATGACGCTGCTTATATTAACGTGTCTCACGATGTAACGTATATCTTTTCAATCTAGGGCAATACTTGCGCATTTCCAAACGCTCTGGATGATTTTTCTTATTTTTGGTTGTCGTGTAATTGCGATCTCCCGTTTCGGTGCATGCCAATGTAACGATGACTCTCATATTTTGCATCCTCCTTATTAGTAATGTTTACGATTAGTAATACTACCCTCTATGTGTATCTTTTGTCAACCCATCTATCGGATTTATGACATCTATCAATGAGCAGCGACGGTTATTGGATTATACTCTTCAATAGCGTTCTGCATATGCTTCATCTGAAGAGGCATTCGCTCAATAATCGCTTTTCGTTTTGCTTTTAGTACAATTTGTTCAATATCAGCAAAGCTGCACCTTGCAAGCTGCTCGCAAGTTTCAGTGAGAATTGACGGATCATATTCAAATTCGCCAATGAGAATTTCAATGTATAACTTCCTTTGCTCCAGCTCAGGCACGGTATAGATTAACTTCGTATCGAATCGGCGCCATATAGCCTGATCCAGATCCTTTTCTAAATTGGTGGCCGCCATAATAATGCTCCGGTCTCCAAAGTCATCCAAGCATTGGAGCAACGTATTTACAGCACGCGCCATCTCCTTGACTTCATCGTTGTTATCTCGAGTCCGGGCAATGGCATCGAATTCATCCAGGAACAGAACACACGAAAATGTGTCGGCATAATCGAATATTTTACGGATATTGCTTCCGGTTTCCCCCAAATGACTGTGGATGATCGCGTCCAAGCGAACCAAGACAAGTGGAAGTTCAAGGACCTTAGCCATGTAAAAAGCCGTTAAGGTCTTTCCTGTTCCTGGAGGGCCGTACATGACAATCTTGTTTGGAACCGGCACGCCATGCTGTTCAAACTCCTCCCTCATCCCTAAAATTTCAACAAATTCATTCACAATTCTTTGATTGATTTCTGGCAAAAAGAGATGCTTTGCCTTTTTGGCACAGTCCTTGGGAGAATATAGGCTTGCCATGTCAATTCCCTTCGCACGAGGAAGACGCTGACTCGTATTACTTTTGCTCATCGATAGTTGTAGCTCCTTCAGTGTGTATATAGATGTATGTAACCCGGTTTAAGTAACCCATATAACCTCTTGGGCATCAATTTCTACCTGCTCCAGCACCTCTTCAAAATCATTGCTGGGATTAATAGACGAAACTGGAATCCATTCATTGCCGTTCGGCTTGGCATAGACTCTCCATGTACCTTTGTGGAAATGAAATTGCACTAGCTCGGTAGACATCCATTCCCGTCGATCCCAATCGGGTCTTTCTTCCGAAAGGATGACGGTATCTTCAAGAGTCCGATATGTTAGCCGAACAGACGCTCTAAGATCCGCAGGTACTTTCACGGCAATGTAACCCTCAAGAATTGCACAGATCCTTTTGTACGTAAATGGGTCCACGCTAAAATACCTCCTATTCCTCGGTTTATTCTTCTAGCGCGCTGTTCACGTAATTTTAAATCAATAGCCGCTCTATCAGCTATGCAATCCAAGGCAATGGATTCTCAAAGCGCGCCCAATTCAAGCTCATTTCCTCATCGGTAAGCAGACACTGATCCAACGCATCCTCAACATTCTCTCGATCCATGTCGATCCCGATCATCACCAACTCGGTTTGCCGATCTCCCCAATCGGTGTCCCATTTCGCCCGAACATCCGCCTCGGTTCGTAAAATCTCTTCTCTTTCGGCTGCAGGAAGAGCGGCAACCCAATATCCAGCTGGTCCAAACTGAATCGAGGGGCCGGCTTGGCTTAAGCTTGCCGCAACATCTCCATCGGCAGCCAACCACACCAGTCCTTTCGCACGCACTACCTGTTCAGGCCATTCCCCCATGAATTCAGCCAACCGGGAAGGATGAAAGGGCCTTCTGCGACGATACACGAAGGAGCTTATTCCATACTCTTCGGTCTCCGGGACATGCGTTTCTTTTTGCAATTCCTGGATCCATCCGGCTGACATGCTTACCCGTTCAAAATCAAACAATCCCGTATTTAAGATCTCAGACGGATCGACTTGCCCATTCCGGGTACGAATGATCTTGGCGCTCGGCTGCAGCTTCCGAAGGACAGCTTCCAGCTTGTTCAATTCCTCGTCATCCACGAGATCACATTTATTTAGCAGCAGTACATTGCAAGTTTCGATCTGATCGATAAGCAAATCCACGACATCACGATCATCTTCGCTTCCTGCGCCCTGATTGCGGTCCAGAAGGCTCTGACCGGATGCGAAATCCTGCCAGAATCGATTAGCGTCCACGACGGTGACCAAACAATCGAGTTTAGCCAGATTCGTTAAATCAATCCCTGTCTCTTCGTCGGCATATGTAAATGTCTGAGCGACCGGGATCGGTTCGCTGATGCCTGTGGATTCAATCAGAATGTAATCAAACCGTTGTTCATTGGCGAGTTTTTCAATTTCCTCCATTAAATCATCTCGCAGCGTGCAGCATATGCATCCGTTGGACATCTCGACCAGCTTCTCTTCCGTGCGGGATAAGGACGCCTCTCCCTTAACCAGCGCTGCATCAATGTTAATCTCGCTCATGTCATTTACAATGACAGCGACCTTCAGGCCTTGCCGGTTATTCAAAACGTGATTTAATACCGTTGTTTTTCCCGAACCTAGATACCCGCTGAGTACCGTTACGGGGATTTGTTGTTGTGTCATTGCATTCTTCTCCTTGTGACTTGATATTGGACTTAAAATGGACTAATCCATCTTATTCGTAATGATTACGATCTATGACAAACCTAATATAATTCCTTTTATTCAAAATGTCAAACGTCTATATTTCGATACATCACGTCCTTAGAATCACAAATTATCTTGGCTCCAAAAAAACCACAGCGAATAGACCAAAGATGATCATGGATCCCTGGTCTACCAGCCCTTGATTTTGCAAGCGTTGAGCAATACCTTATCCTTCGCGATGAACGATTGAATGGGGCAGGAAGATAGGCGTTCCCGCCACAGGATCCTTCAACACCGTAGCGTGTATTCCGAACACTTCCTGCAGCACAGCTTCAGTCAGCACTCGATCCGGCGTACCATCCCGTACAACCCGCCCATCCTTTAGAACAACCATTCGATCTGCGTATCTCGCCGCCTGATTCAAATCATGAAGCACAACAATAATCGTAGTCCCTCTCTCTTGATTCAGCCTTCTAACGAGCTCCAATATCTCCAACTGATGTCGAACATCCAGGAATGTCGTGGGCTCATCCAGCATTAACACGGGAGTCGACTGAGCGATCGCCATGGCAATCCACGCTCGCTGCCTTTCTCCCCCGAAAGGGAATCCAGCGGCCGCTGCTCGAAAGCTTGCATTCCGGTAACCTCAAGCGCCTCTTCGATTGCAGCATGATCCTGCTTTTTCAACATCCGCAGCGGACCTACGTGAGGATACCGTCCCTGTTCTACCAGCTCTCTGACCGTTATGGCCATCGGAACCTCCGGTGACTGAGGGAGTATCGCCATTTTCCTTGCCAAGGCCCTCGGAGATTCTTTTGCAATGGCATGCCCATCCAGATATACACACCCTTTCTGCGGCATAAGCAGCCGTGCCATGGTTTTAAGCAGCGTGGATTTGCCGGATCCGTTGGTGCCCAAGAGCGCGGTCACACCACCCGATAGGATATCCATGGACATCTCTTTGAGGATGGGTTTGTCGTTATATCGCAGCTCTATTTTCTGAGCTTCCAGCAAGGGTTTTTGGGATTGATCTTCTTTCATCTTCGTCTCTGTCTCCTTGTTCGTTGAAACATTTAATGTGATTTTCTTTTTTGCTTAATGAGATACAGAAAAAAAGGAGCCCCCATAAAGGCAGTAACTGCCCCTACCGGAAGGGAAACTTGCGAGCTTAAACCGAATACACGCAGCTCGAACGATACGGCCTGGGCAATGACATCGGCGCCGAGCAGCAGCAGACCTGTGACAACCGTACTGAAAGGGAATAATCTTCTTGCATCTTGGCCTACCAGTCTCCTTGCAATATGAGGGCCGATAAGACCGATAAATCCGATTGCGCCAACGGCTGCAACCGCTCCGGCGGTCAGCATTGCCGCCAGGATGAGCATCATCCATCTCATTCGACGAACTTGTACGCCCAGACTAGCTGCCGTAGACTGCCCCAATTGCAAGGCATTCGCAGCTCCTGCGCTAAGCAGACCCAGAGGAATGATGAGTAAAGCCCAAGGCCAAAGCATATCCCAATGTACCCATACCCGGCCATTAAGGGATCCGATCATCCATAACAAGATGCTGCCGACCGCTTCCGTATGCCTGAGCAGGATTAACGAGGTGCAGGATTGCAATACGCTGCCCGTCAGTATTCCGACTAATGCAAGCCTGGTGATATCCATTCCCTTACCCAAGCTTAATGCGTTTACAAAAAGCACAGTGCCGATGCCGCCCGTCCATGCAACCAAAGGAAGATATTTTGTCGCATCCCCTAACCCGTCAGCAAAAGTGATCCAAATGACGATCATCAACACCGAGCCTGCCGATACGCCGAGCAACCCCGGCTCTGCCAATGGGTTCCGGGTTATGGACTGAAGAATCGCTCCTGCCAGACCCAGCATGGCACCTGCTACAAGCGCAATCAAGGTCCTTGGCAGTCGAAGCTGCCATATGATTTGTCGATGGTGTGCCTCTTCATGCGCGTTTGCTAATGCACGCAGAATATGTTGCGGTGAAATAACCACTTTGCCAAATGCGACATGCATGACACACAGAATCAGGATAAGCAGCAAGGCTACCATGAGTCCGATCTTATATGTCATCTCATAGGGATTACGATTCCGGATCAGCTTGTTCATTCTGAAGACCGCCCCCCAAGCTTACGCAAAAACAATGCGATAATGACAGGTCCGCCGATTAGAGTCGTCCAAAGCCCGACAGGCACTTCCCTGGGCATAAATACGGTTCGTGCCAGGATATCGGCTGTTGTTAATAGTACGGCTCCGAGCATTGCCGAGAATGGAAGAACGAACTTTGCGTCATATTGCTGTGATAAGCTCCGTATAAGGTGAGGAGCGATCAAGGCAATATAGCCAATAGGTCCGCACTGGGATACAACCGCAGCCGTCATCGCGCAGCATACGATGAGCAGATAAATACGCACCCGCATGACATGAAGTCCCAGTCCTTCGGCAGTCTCGCTCCCCAAGCGCAGAACGTTCAAAGATCTGGCGAAGCTAAGGGAAAGGGGAATCGTAACGAGCGCCCAGGGCAAAAGATAACCGACATGAGTCCAATTGCGGTTCGCCAAATTTCCCATCAGGAACGTAAACAAGAGGCTTGCACTATTGGATGACCCCATCGTAATCACCCATACCACCAATCCGTTCATGATCGCAGTTACTGCAGCGCCGATAAGGATAATATGTATGCCTCCATTCCTTCCCCCAGCTGCCAAAATAACAACAGCCCCGCCTATAAGTCCTCCAATAAGGGCAAACCACGGCTGCATGACATAGGAAATGGGAACATGTAAAACCGTAATAAGGGCCATCATAAACGAAGCTCCCGAAGAAACACCTAACAACTCCGGACCTGCTAATGAATTTCGTAGTCCATCCTGCAAAAGAACGCCGCATAACCCCAGCATCGCTCCGGCAATGCATCCTAGTACGATTCGAGGGAGCCTGATCTCCAGAACGGACACCCTCTCAAGTTCGGTTCCCCCGTTTAAGAACAGCAGCTGCCGCAAGCCTGACCAGGATATTTCCGGGTAGCCGTACTTCATGCCTATCGCCATAGCAGCAGCCAGCATGATAAACAAGGCAAAAAAAAGGGGCGCACCCCCTATATTTGCTCTCTTGACTATGGTGGAATCGGTACTCTGCAATGCTATTCCACCGCTTTCTTATAAAGCTCGGGATACATGATGCTCATCGCTTCGTCTAATATGATGCCGAGCGAACGTGTTCCTCTGCCGCTCGCCCATACGGACGTGCGCATCTCATGAACCTGTCCATTCTTTACCGCGCTGAGTCTGGACCACAGCGGGTTCCTCTTGAATTGCTCGGATAATGGCTGTGCATCTGGGCTGAACGTGAAGGTCTCGACAAAAATATAATCCGGATCGTTCTCAAGCACCTTTTCCAACGAATAAGCCATCCCCCCTGCTTGATGGCCGCCATCTGCCTCGGGTGCGGGCCATGGGTATTGCGTCACTTCCGCCAGCACCGAGCCTACGAGTGACCCGGCCGTATCGATCCCGAAGTTTACATCGGACCCGTACATCACCAGCGCGGTTTTATCCTTCGGACTGTGTTCTTTGTAGTAGTTGAATTTATCCAGCAGGCGCTTCTCGGCCGCTTCGGCTTCTGCTACTTTTCCGGTCAGCTGGCCCATATGCTGTAAGAACTCGATCGATTCTAGCATACTTTTGGGCTGGACGATGTACAGCGGAGCAATGCCGGCTAAGCCTTCCCGTAAACCTTCATGGGTTCCTTCCAATCCGATGACAAGATCCGGCCCCGCTAACGAAATATCCTCCAAATTGGGTTCAAAGAAGCTTCCTCCGATTTGTCCAAGGCTTGCGGCTTCCTCACCATAAAATTCTGGTTCAGGCGCTAGTCCTCCTGCAGTTACCGCAGCGGGTTTCAATCCCAGCTCAACCAGGGCATCTACGCAGATCTCTGTTAAACACGCCACCTTCTCCACCGGCAGGTCAACGGATATCTCCGTGCCGGTTACATCCTTGAATGTCGCTTCGGAGTTTTTTCCTTCCTCATTTGACGCTGCCTCTTCAGCACTTGGCGTTGCTTTTTCAACATTTGGATCCGCTCTGTCCGTTGCATTTTCAGTCCCCGTTTCTTGAGGCGGGTCTTGGGGAACACTGCTGCAGCCAGAAATGAGTGCTGCAATTATCAAAAATATGATACCTAGTCGTTTGCGCATGGGTTACATCTCCTTTAATTCAGTGTAATTATTACGATTAATACAGATGAAGCTATGTACTCTGTACATTATCTTCTTCACTGGCCAAACTTCTCGAAGCCTTCCTATCACTGCGCCCATATGCAAAAACAATCATAATCAGCCCCAAGGCAGCACAGATCAAGTACATGGAGGAGTAAGATAGAACATCGGCGATCGGTCCCATAACGACACCGCCCAAAGATACACCGAGATCGGCCATTGCGATAAACAAGCCTATCAATACATTGCGGCTTTGTTGAGGCAATACAAAAGATAAATAGGTTGTTAGTGTCGGATACAGGAGTGCCTGCGCAATGCCCATAACTATGGCTCCTGCGTACAGAAATAGAGAACCCCATAGTTGAGAAATACTGATGCATAGGGAAGCGAGGGCAATGAGAAACATGATTCCCATGACAAACCACGAATGCCATCTGCCATCGGAAGGGATTCTTTTTCTTAGCGTGAAACGAGCAGCGACTACAACAGCGGCTTGGAGCATCAAATAGATGCCGGCATGGCCGCTCTCCAACTGAGAGCCGTAGAGCGGCATAAACGTGGTTACCGCTCCAAACACGATTGACGACGAGAGCATCAGTACACTGCATTTGAACATGAGTGGATTTTTTATGATCTGTCCAAAGGACTGAAATACCCCTGAATTCGTGGTGGGCGCATCGGAAGATCCCGATGCCGGGTCCATTTTGACTGCGTATCCGAAAAGACCAGTACTGATAGCAATCAGGATTAAGATGATCGATATGGAGTCCATCCCGTTCGTTTGCCAGAAACCTATAGCAAAAACAGGACCGATAATGCCCGGAATATATGAAAATAAAGAGTAAAAGGAGATGCCTTGAGAACGATCTTTCTCTGGCAAAGCGTCAATAATGCCAATCTGTAGGGCCATCGAAAAAAATGCTGTTGAAACACCTTGCAGTATTCGTGCAACCAAATACCCACTTAACCCGGTGAATGAATACAGTATTAAAGCAGCAGCGTTGACCAAGAGAATAATGCGAAGGATCCTAATTGGCCCGTACTTTTGGATCCATTGGCCGGCCCACGGCCGAAAAAACATAGTTGTAAACATGTAGGCGCCCATAATAATGCCGATCGTTGTGCCGCTTGCTCCCCATGCAGCTCCCTGGAGCGGTATGATGACGTTCAGAATGGCATTGGCGCTGAAATATAGCAGTGTGAGCAAGTATAAACGCAGAAATGGCCAAGACATCGCTCCACTCATCATTCAATCCTCCTGCGTTGAAAATGTCAAAATGTAATCAAGTGATCGATCAGTCGCTTGGCATAGTCCGATTGGACCTGCTTTAATTGCTCGACGTGAACTATCTCCTCAACCTGACCACTTTTAAAAATAAGGATCCGATTGCAAAGGTAAGCTGCTGCTTGTATATCATGGGTAATAAAGACATAACTCATCTGATAGATTTCTTTTAGTTCCTTTAATAATCGTAGAACTTGAATCTGAACAGATACATCCAAGGAACTCACGGCTTCATCGAGTACAATGCACTTTGGCTCCGTTGAAACGGCTCTTGCGATGCATACCCTTTGCACTTCCCCCCGGACAGCTCATGAGGATACTTTTTTTTGTACGAGGAATCCAACCCGACTCGACCCAACAGAACGTCGATTTTGCCTCGAAGATCTTTTCCGGGTCCCCTTAAAGCTCTCAATGGTTCCATGATGGCTTCTTCAACCGTAAAGTACGGGTTAATGGAAGATGTATAATCTTGAAATACTGCACTGATATTGCCCAATCTGGTTTGTCGGTGCGTCACGTTGTTACCTTCGAAAACGATCCTTCCACTATCTGGCTTCTCGATGCCCAAGATGAGACGTCCAAGCGTTGATTTTCCGCTGCCGCTTTCTCCAATAATACCAAGACACTCGCCCTTCCCGCATTCAAAGCTTACGTTCCTGAGAATGTTTTGACGTTTACCCGTCATCCATCCGCCAATGCGGTAGGATTTATCGACGCCTTCGACTTTCAGCACGGATTACTCTCCCTTCATGATGGAATTGAAATGGTTGCTCAGCTCGAGGCGAGTAGAAACCAAGTATTGGGTGTATGCGTGGTTCGCATCTGTAAATACCGTTTCGGTTATGCCCCTTTCAACAATCTCTCCGTTTCTCATCACAATGACTTCGTCCGCAATCTTCCTCACAACCCCCAGATCGTGGGAGACAAATATCATAGAACTGCCTGTGCGTTCGCGAAGCTGAATTAATTGCTCGATCACTTCATATTGAGAAATCGTATCCAGTGCCGTTGTCGGTTCGTCCGCGATGATAACGTCGGGTTCAAGGACCAATGCCAATGCAATCATTAATCGCTGCAGCATCCCGCCCGACAATTGGTAAGGGTATTTATTCATGATCTCCTGTGGATCATGAAGCATGACGCTCTTCATGGCATTTATCATGATGGATTCCGCCTCGCTTTTACCCCAGCCGAAATGCTGCTTCAGTGTCTCCTTGAAATGCACGCCGACTACGCATGATGGATCGAATGCGCTCATTCCATTCTGCATGATCATGCAAATGTATTTGCCACGTCTTTTTCTCATTTCCTTCTCCGGGAGTAGGGTTAAATCATCCCCTTTAAACAAGATATTCCCGGATTGGCGAATACCTGGCTTGTGTAATCGGATAATCGACCTGCATGTCATGGATTTGCCGCTTCCGCTTTCTCCTACGATGGCCAGACAGGTGCCCGACTTTAGCTGAAACGAGCTGTTATGGATGATATCTTTACCGTCTTTCGCGTTCCAAACCCTCAGTTGATTTACCTCAAGCATATTCATAGGCCGGTTTCTCCACCTCTGCATTTCTTTGCATTCTTCCCGAGTTCATTCGTTTCGGATCCAGCGCATCCCGAAGTCCATCCGCCAAAAAATTAAACGCTAAGACGGCAATTACAATGGCCAGCCCAGGCGCAAGCATGAGTTCCGGACGGGAGAACATTACCTCTCTCGCCTCATTCAGCATCATTCCCCACTCGGCGTGCGGGGCCTTTATTCCCAATCCAAGAAACGATAATCCTGAAATTTGCAGAATCATGGAACACATCGAACCGCTTGCGGTAACTGCAATATCGGAAAATGTCACGGGAACAATATGTTGAAGGATGATCTTGCGATTGTTGATGCCCGCTGCCTTTGAAAACTTGACATAATCCATCTCGGAATACTGCATGACCGATGTCCTGATGACGCGGGCAAACCACGCCCATTTCATAGCAACGAATGCAATCAATATGTTCTCGAGACCCGCCCCCAGAATGCCCACGACCGCTAAGGTCATGACATATCCCGGAAAGGATAGCATAATATCACATAGTCTCATGAATACCTTATCTGTTTTCCCGCGAAAGTATCCTGAGATAAAGCCTACAATCGCCCCCACGCCTACTGATGCCATGAGTGCAACTAAAACCCAAAGTATGCTGGGGCGAATACCGTAAATCAGCCGGGATAGAATATCTCTCCCTAAATGATCGTTACCAAGCCAATGAGACCAGGAAATCCCTTCATACCGAAGATCCATATTAACTTCGTTAGGATCATGCGGAGCGAACACGGGGGCTGCGACACCAACGATTAGGATTGCTGCAATAACAATCAGAGACAGGCTGGCTAGCTTGTCATTGCTTAAATTTTTTAGGACTCTCATCAGATTTCCTTCCTTAGCTTCGGATTGAATGCCGCATTAATCAGGTCAGCCAGGGTGTTAAACAATACAAAAGCTACGGCCATAATAAGGACATAAGCCTGTATGACTGGGAAGTCCCTGCTCAGAATCGACTTTATGCTTAACCGACCGAGTCCCGGCCATGCAAATACATTTTCGATAACGACCGTACTTCCCAATATAATCGGAATGGCCATGCAAAATATGGATACGGCGACCTGCAAGGAATTTCGTAGAATATGAATGGTGATCTTCCTCTCAGGCAAACCGCAAGCTCTCCCATAGACAACATAATCTTCGTGTAATTGAAAGAGCATGGAGCTTCTTACGTTTCTGAAGTAAATGCCTACATAAGCCACTGATATGACCGTCACCGGTAGAATGTAGCTTTGATAAGAATCCATCCCACTTGTCGGTAATAGGTCCAAATGGACGGAAAAATACCAGATCATAAGCGAGGCCAGCCAATAGGAAGGCATTGCGGTCAGAAGGAAGGACCACCCTCTGATTGACCGATCCAATAACTTACCTTCATTGAGTGCACAAACAACCCCCAAGATGATAGATAGCAAGATAATGAAGAACGATGAAATTAAAGTAAGCTTTAACGTATTAAGAAACGCGGGGCCTATTAATGACCAAACCGATTGCCCTGTTACATAGGACTCTCCAAAATCCAGTCGAAGACTGGCTAACACCCAGTCTGCATACTGTTTAAGGAATGGCTGATTCATTCCCAGTTCCTCCCTCGTTTTGGCAACCAGCTCGTCCGTGATTTCAGGGACCTCTTGGGCGCGAAGCACTACTTCCACAGGGTCCATCGGAGACAGATTAATCAATAGGAAAGTCAAAAACGATATGACGACCAGAATTGGAACGGACAATAATAGACGTTTAATAATATAACTTCCCATAAATCTCTCCTTATCGAATGATGGTCTGTCCTATTCAAAATACATGCTTTCGAACGGGAGCTCGAATTGCGTTTGTTTGAAAGCAATCCCTTTTAATGCCTTAGGTGCGAGCACCGTAACACTGCCATTCGAAATCGGGATAAATACGGCCTCATCATGCACGATCCGCATGATCTCCGCGTACAAATTTGTCCGGTTATCTTCATCGGTAGAGACCATTACCTTCTGAATAAGGTTGTAGAGGTCATCTGCTTCCTCGATTCCCTTGGTAGTGTGGAGATAAGAAGCTTCCGAGGTGAAGGCCGAGATGGTGCTTTGAGGATCATACGCCAATCCCCAAGTTTGATTGAACAATAAGTCATAATCCCCTGTAGATCGGCGATTCGCAATGGAAGTGGATTCTTCGCCGATAATATCCAGTTGTAATCCAATTGATTTTAATGCATTTTGAATAAATTCAGCCTGTGTTTTTTGTGAGGAGGAGTTGCTGTCGTAATATAAATTCATGGCCAGTCTTTGACCCGATTTACTTCTGACGTCATTGCCACTGGCTAATTTCCATCCGGCTTGGTCCAGTAAGAGCTCGGACGCTTCTACATCATAACCCCGCTCCTTTAATTGGACGTCTGCATAATTGACGTTGGATGAGAACAATCGATCCGCTTCCGCTTCTGTGCCTTCAAATATGTCCTTGCTGATGGTTTCCCGATCTATTGCATACCAGATAGCTTCCCGGACGGCGGTTTCGCTTATCGGGCTTTCCGATTGGCTGCTGTTGGCAACGATCATTTTTGTATTCATGGCGTCACTTCGGACTATTTGGTAATTCCCCGTATCGACCAAGCGGTTCATCGCTTGTACATCGAGGCTGTCCGCTCCCCGGTCATCAGTGAATACGAAATTCACTTCTCCTTTTTGCAAAGCGAGGAACGTGGTTTCACCGGCCGGAAGCACTTTTGCAGTAATTTTTTTGATTTTTGGAGTTCCTCCCCAATACTCCTCATTAGCGGTGAAGGATGCATACTGGTCGATCTGATGTTCCTTGAATATGTAAGGACCTGTGCCGTTGGACCCGCTCACGCCATTCTTCGTCTCACCTTGAATGAAGTCTTTGGGGGAAATAAATACATAGGGTCGTGACATGGACAGTTCGACCAGTGCAGGATAATATGATTCACTCAAATTGATTTGGACGGTGTATTCATCCAGAACGGCTACACTTTCTATTTTGGACGATAGTTTTATCCAAGCGTGCTTCTCGGCATTACGCTGGACGGCATCGATATTTTGCTTGACCGCTTCGGCATTAAACGGCTCTCCGTCATGAAACTTCACATTTTCCCTTAAATAAAAGGTATACACTTTTCCATCTTCCGAAACGTCCCATTTTTCAGCTAACAATGGT
This Paenibacillus sp. JZ16 DNA region includes the following protein-coding sequences:
- a CDS encoding ABC transporter substrate-binding protein encodes the protein MRKRLGIIFLIIAALISGCSSVPQDPPQETGTENATDRADPNVEKATPSAEEAASNEEGKNSEATFKDVTGTEISVDLPVEKVACLTEICVDALVELGLKPAAVTAGGLAPEPEFYGEEAASLGQIGGSFFEPNLEDISLAGPDLVIGLEGTHEGLREGLAGIAPLYIVQPKSMLESIEFLQHMGQLTGKVAEAEAAEKRLLDKFNYYKEHSPKDKTALVMYGSDVNFGIDTAGSLVGSVLAEVTQYPWPAPEADGGHQAGGMAYSLEKVLENDPDYIFVETFTFSPDAQPLSEQFKRNPLWSRLSAVKNGQVHEMRTSVWASGRGTRSLGIILDEAMSIMYPELYKKAVE
- the cntE gene encoding staphylopine family metallophore export MFS transporter CntE, which codes for MSGAMSWPFLRLYLLTLLYFSANAILNVIIPLQGAAWGASGTTIGIIMGAYMFTTMFFRPWAGQWIQKYGPIRILRIILLVNAAALILYSFTGLSGYLVARILQGVSTAFFSMALQIGIIDALPEKDRSQGISFYSLFSYIPGIIGPVFAIGFWQTNGMDSISIILILIAISTGLFGYAVKMDPASGSSDAPTTNSGVFQSFGQIIKNPLMFKCSVLMLSSSIVFGAVTTFMPLYGSQLESGHAGIYLMLQAAVVVAARFTLRKRIPSDGRWHSWFVMGIMFLIALASLCISISQLWGSLFLYAGAIVMGIAQALLYPTLTTYLSFVLPQQSRNVLIGLFIAMADLGVSLGGVVMGPIADVLSYSSMYLICAALGLIMIVFAYGRSDRKASRSLASEEDNVQST
- the cntD gene encoding staphylopine uptake ABC transporter ATP-binding protein CntD → MNMLEVNQLRVWNAKDGKDIIHNSSFQLKSGTCLAIVGESGSGKSMTCRSIIRLHKPGIRQSGNILFKGDDLTLLPEKEMRKRRGKYICMIMQNGMSAFDPSCVVGVHFKETLKQHFGWGKSEAESIMINAMKSVMLHDPQEIMNKYPYQLSGGMLQRLMIALALVLEPDVIIADEPTTALDTISQYEVIEQLIQLRERTGSSMIFVSHDLGVVRKIADEVIVMRNGEIVERGITETVFTDANHAYTQYLVSTRLELSNHFNSIMKGE
- the cntC gene encoding staphylopine uptake ABC transporter permease subunit CntC, whose translation is MRVLKNLSNDKLASLSLIVIAAILIVGVAAPVFAPHDPNEVNMDLRYEGISWSHWLGNDHLGRDILSRLIYGIRPSILWVLVALMASVGVGAIVGFISGYFRGKTDKVFMRLCDIMLSFPGYVMTLAVVGILGAGLENILIAFVAMKWAWFARVIRTSVMQYSEMDYVKFSKAAGINNRKIILQHIVPVTFSDIAVTASGSMCSMILQISGLSFLGLGIKAPHAEWGMMLNEAREVMFSRPELMLAPGLAIVIAVLAFNFLADGLRDALDPKRMNSGRMQRNAEVEKPAYEYA
- the opp1B gene encoding nickel/cobalt ABC transporter permease, with amino-acid sequence MGSYIIKRLLLSVPILVVISFLTFLLINLSPMDPVEVVLRAQEVPEITDELVAKTREELGMNQPFLKQYADWVLASLRLDFGESYVTGQSVWSLIGPAFLNTLKLTLISSFFIILLSIILGVVCALNEGKLLDRSIRGWSFLLTAMPSYWLASLMIWYFSVHLDLLPTSGMDSYQSYILPVTVISVAYVGIYFRNVRSSMLFQLHEDYVVYGRACGLPERKITIHILRNSLQVAVSIFCMAIPIILGSTVVIENVFAWPGLGRLSIKSILSRDFPVIQAYVLIMAVAFVLFNTLADLINAAFNPKLRKEI